GGGTATTGTCGGGAGCCGTGCTGCTGCCCGCGGGCATCGTCATGGCCGGGGCGCCAGGCGTATTTTTAGCGGCGCGGCGGGTTTGGGCGTGGGCCTGGGGGGCAAGGGCGGTCAGCAGCGCAACAGATGCTGCCAAGAGATAAATTTTCATAAAAACTTGTTAGTAAACGTATTATCGACTCTCGACTGCGTGGCTATGAGGCTAGCCGGCAGTCCGGTTTGGTAGGCATCTGAACGAGTTCTTTCCTTATGCCCCGCTTAGCAAGAGCTTAAGATTTGCTTAAAGCCGCCGCAGTGGCCGCCTCAACTACGTTTAACGACTGTGCTGCCAGCCCACCTTTTGGCGCGTCGGCAGCCTTTTTTCACTTGCCGCCGCGCCTGGCGCTGGCCATTGCCCCCGCACCCATGCAGCTACTGGTAATTGAAGACGAGCCCGGCATTGCAAGGTTTCTTAAGCAAGGGCTGGAGGAGGAAAGCTTTGAGGTAGAAGTAGTGGACAATGGCACCGCGGGCCTACGCCAGGCCCTGGCCCAGAAATACGACCTGCTGCTCATCGACTGGATGGTGCCCGGCCTCACGGGCCTGGAAGTGTGCCAGCAGCTGCGCGCCCGCCACGACCACACGCCCATTATCTTCCTCACGGCTAAGGATACCGTGCCCGATACCATCGCCGGCCTGCAGGCCGGAGCCAACGACTACATCAAGAAGCCCTTTCATTTTGAGGAGCTGCTGGAGCGCATCCGGGTGCAGCTGCGGCCGGCGGGGGGCCGGCCGAGCGCTTCACGCTGGGGCCTATCGTGCTGGATGTGAGCACGCACCAGGTATTTAAGGGCGACGAGGAGATTGCGCTCACGCAAAAAGAGTTTGCGCTGCTGGAATACCTGCTGCGCCACAAAAACAAGGTGTGCCGCCGCCAGAGCATTATCGAAAACGTGTGGGACATTCACTTTGAGTACAACACCGGCGTTATCGACGTGTACATGAATGCGCTGCGCAAGAAGCTTAAAATCAGCAAGGAAGATGACTATCTGCAAACCATTCGCGGCATTGGCTATGTCGCCCGCGACTAGATGAGCCTGCGCTTTCAGGACCGCATTGCGCTGCACTACGTGCTGGCCACGGCCGCGCTGGTGGTAGCGGCTTACCTGGTGGTGTTTGGGGTGGTGCGCGAGCGCGTGTACACCGACCTCGACCAAAACCTGCGCTTCGAGGCTGCCAAGCACATGAGCGAGCTGCGCGTAACGGCCAGCAGCATCCGCTTTGCCCACAAGGGCGAGTGGCTGGAGCGCGAGCACCGCGAGGTGCAGGTAGACCCCGTTTTTATTCAGGTAAACGACTTGCACGGGCAGCTCATGGACCGCTCGCCCAACCTCAAAACCGACCAGCTGCCCTTTGCGGCGGGGCCCGACTGGCAGCAGCCGCGCAACGTGCTGCTGCGGGGCAAGGCCCTGCGCCAGGTGCAGGTGCCGGTGCGGGCACCGGGCGGGCCGGTGCGGGGCTACCTGCTGGCAGCCATCTCGTCGGAGGCGGCGCAGCACGTGCTCGACAGCCTGGCGCTCGTGCTGCTAGGGTCGCTGCCGGTGGTGCTGCTGGGGCTGTTTGGCAGCGCGCAGTGGCTGGCGGGGCGCAGCATCGCACCCATTATCCAGATTACGGAAACAACTAACCGCATCACGCGCAATAACTTATCGGAGCGCATTGCACTACCACCCCGCCCCGACGAGCTGCACACCCTAGCCAGCGCCATCAATGGGCTGCTGCACCGCATCGAGCAGGCCGTGGCGCGCGAGAAGCAGTTTACGGCCGATGCCTCGCACGAGCTGCGCACGCCGCTGGCCGTGCTCAAGGGCACGCTGGAGGTGCTGGTGCGCAAGCCCCGCCGGCCCGAGGAGTACGTGGCCGACATCACGCGCGGCATTGGTGAGATTGACCGCCTGACGTACCTGGTGGACCAGCTGCTGCTGCTAGCCCGCTTCGAGAACCACGCCAAGGGCCTGAACCAGCAGGAGCTGACGGTGCTGACCTGCGTGCACGACGTGCTGTACCGCCGCCGCGCCGACCTGAACGCCAAGCACATCCGGGTAGATGTGCAGGATGGTGACACGCCAGCCATCGTTTCGGACCCGTACCTGGTAGACCTGATTTTGGACAACGTGCTGGCCAATGCGGTGAAATATTCGCCGGCCAATTCTACCATTACGGTGGGGCTGGAGCCGGTAGCCGGGGCCCTGCGCTGCACGATTACCGACGAGGGCATTGGCATTAAGGCCGAAGATTTAAACAAAATTTTTGACCCGCTCTACCGTTCTGATGCGCTGGCCCACAAGGAAATCGGGGGCACCGGGCTGGGCTTGTCCATCGTGGCCAAGGCTTGCGCGCTGCTTCACATTACCCTGGCCGTGCGCAGCGAGCTGGGCCGGGGCACCACTTTCACGCTGGGCTTCCCGCTGTAGCCTACTGCTAGCCCCACAAAAATATCCGCGTGTCCTTTCAAGGAGTGAGCCGGCATTTTTTGCACGACTTCTTGCTTTAGAAGCTTTTACCTCACTACCGAACGCCCCGCCCGGCCAATGGCTACCCCCGACGATGCTGCCTTGGATGCCCGCCTGACGCACTTGCGCCAGACCGACGCGGCGGCGTTTCTGGAAGAATTGTTCAAGGTGTTTTACGCCCCGCTCGGGGCGGTGACCTACCGCGTGGTGCCCGACCGGGCGGTGGTAGAGGACATTCTGCAAGACGTGTTTTTGCGGGTCTGGCAGGGGCTGGCCACGCTGCCGGCCATAACCTCGCACCGCGCCTACCTCACGCGCATGGTTCTCAATGCCGCCCTGCGCTACCAGCAGCGCGCCCAGCGCCAAGTGGCCTGGGACGAGGCCCCGCCCGCCAGCGCCCCCGTGGCCCCCGATGCCCTGGCCCAGCTGCACGCCACCGAGGCTAGCGCGGCCGTGGCGGCGGCCCTGGCCCACCTGCCGCCCCAGTGCCGGGTAGTATTTGAGCTGAGCCGCTACGAGGAAATGAGCTACCAGCAGATTGCCGAGGCGCTGGAAATCTCGCCTAAAACCGTGGAGAACCAGATGAGCAAGGCCCTGCGCATTCTGCGCCGCGAGCTGGCGGGCGTGCTCAAAAACCTGTATGGGCTGCTGCTGGCCCTGCTCGCCCTGCGGGCGCTGGCCCTGGGCGGCACGCTGCCCGGTCCCGGCCGGGCCACCCCCATGGGTTATTTTTGGGGCCGCGTGGGGTGGCGGCGCCGGGGCGTATCTATCGGGTACTGAGTTCCGCTCCTTTTCCCTGGCTTCCTGCTTGATGATGCACCGCTACCCCGAACCACCAGATGCCCCCTGGGCGCTGCTGGCCCGCCACCTGGCGGCCGAGGCGTCGGCCGCCGAGCGGGCCGACCTGCGCGCCTGGGTGCAGGCCGACCCTAGCCACCTGCAAATCCTGACCACTGTGACGCGCGCCTGGGAGCGGGCGGGTGAGGCGGCGGCGCAGCCCGTACTGTTTTCGCCGGCCGATGTGGAGGCCGCCTGGCAGCGCTTCCGCCCCTGATGGCCGCGCCCGCGCCGCCCCGGGCGCCCGGGGCTAGCGGCACGCCCCCACCGCCGGCCGCGCCTGTGGTGCGCCCGCTGTGGCCGGCAGCCAAACCGGCCGCAGCTACCTGGTGGCAGCTAGCCGCCGCGCTTGCGCTGTTGGTGGGCAGCGGCTACCTGCTGCTTGAGCGGCAGTTTTTGCACAAGCACGACACCGTGACCACGTATGCCAGCGCCGCCCAGCGCCAGCTGGTGCGCCTGCCCGATGGCAGCCGCGTGTGGCTGAATGCCCATTCGCGGCTGCACTACCGGGGGCTGGGCGCGCCGGCTAGCCACGGTGTGCGGGCCGTGCAGCTCACCGGCGAGGCCTATTTTGAAGTGGCGCATAATGCTGCCCGGCCTTTCTTAGTGAGCACGGCCACGGCCCGCGTGCGGGTGACGGGCACGGCCTTCAACGTGCGGGCCTACGCGGCCGAAGACTCGGTGGAAGTGAGCGTGACCCGCGGCCGGGTGTGGCTGCGGCGCCTCGCCGCCCCCGACAGCGTGCTGCTCACGGCCGATACCCGCGCTGCCCTGCGCGCCGCCGATGCCCCCGGCCGCGTGGCCGCTACCCTGCGCCGCACGCCCACGGCCGACCAGAATTTCCGGGCCTGGCAGACCGATACCCTGCGCTTCCGCGATACGCCGGTGGCCCAGGTGGCCCAGACGCTGCGCGCCACCTTCGGCACCACCGTGAAGCTGCTGAGCACCAGCCTGGGTAACTGCCGCTTTACCGGCACCTTTGCCCGGCCGCGCCCCGAGCAGGTGCTGGCCGTGCTGGCCGCCGCCACCGCCAGCCGCCTGGCCCCCGACGGCAGCGGCGGCTACGTGCTAACTGGCACGGGCTGCGCCGAAGAGGCTGCGGCCACGGCCGACCTTTCCGATTCTGCCACGCTAGTTGCCCAGCCGTGAGCGGGGGTACTACGCGCGGGCCGGCGGCGGGCCACTTGCTGGTTGGGCTGCTGGCGGGCGGGCTACTCAGTGGCTTGCCGGCGCTGGCGCAGCCGCCTGGCCAGCCGGGGCCAGCGGTGCTGGCGCGCCCCGTAGCGCCCCGGCCCGGCAATCGCCCGCTGGGCGAGCTACTGGCCGAGCTATCGCGCCAAAGCGGCCTGCCATTCAGCTACAGCAGCTCGCTTATTCCGGTCGGGCACCGCTTCCGGCTGCCAGCCGGGCCGCCGCGCCCATTGGGCCTGGTACTAAGTGAAGTGCTCGCGGCTAGCCATTTATCCTACGGCCTGCTCGATGGTCAGCTCGTGCTTTGGCCCACCCATACGGCGCTACCCGCCGGAGTAACCGCCGTAAATGGCCGACCTGCCAGCAGCCGACCGCCCCGGTCTGGGCCGGCAGCCTTCGCCGCCAAGGGAGCTGCCAATGTCGCAGGCGCCTCGGCCGGGCGCCGACCGGCTAGCCAGGCGGCCCCCCTTGCATTTGCCGCCCACCCATCCGCAGGAATCGGCTCCCAGCCTACCCTAGCCTGGCCCCCGGAGTCGCGCCGACGAACCAGCAAGGCACCCGGCACGACCGGGAAGACTACCAGACTGACGTTGCCACTGGCGAGTTCGCCGACAAGCAATGCGCCCGGCACCGCCAGAGCGTTAGCAACGGCCCCGCCAGCTAGGCTTAAGCATGCGCAGTCAGCGGCCCATAATACCCCGAATAACCGGGCTGGTTCTCCCCGCCGTTTGGGCCCAACCGCCCCGGCCAACGGCCAGCCTGCCATCGCCCGCACCTCGGCTAGCCCGCCACTCGGGAGCACTGCGCTGCCAGGTCTTTTAACTGATAATCAAGGTAAAAAATCTACTGAATCTTTGGGCCGGGCCACAATCGGCCGGCCCGCCGCTGCCGTAGCGCGGTGGCCAGCCAGCACTGAAGCAGCTAGTTCCTTGGCCTTATTAGCGCCGCTAACTACTACCTTGCTAAGCACTGAGGGGCCAGCAATTCCGCCGGCGTTAGGCTTGCTGGCTGCTGCCCGCCCGGCGCGCGAAGCGGCTAGCCCCAGCGCCCCCAAAAAGCGCCCGGACCTGGCTACTATCTGGAACCACACCTACTTGCACGGTGAGGCCTGGCTGAGTGAAAGCCTGCCCGTGGGCGGCACCGTCAAAATCGGCGTGCCGCGCGTCTACTTGGTGCTGGGCGCGGCCATTGGGCCGCTCGACCGGCGCGCGGGGGCAGTTTGGGGGCTGGGGCTGGGCACGGCGGGCCGGGCGCGGGGGCGCTTCACGCCCAGCCTCGATGCCGTAGCGTGGTTTTTGTCGAGCGATGGCGACGACGGCATCCGGCAGGCGCGCCTGCTGCAGCTGCGACCGCTGCTGGCCTGGCAGTTCAAGCGCGACGGCCAGGTATCGCTGCTGGCCGGCCCGACCTTCAACCTCGCTACGGCCAACCATAATGGCAATCGGCAGTGGTCGTTTGGCCAGGACCGGTGGCTGTGGCTGAATACGGCGGATGACCAATCGATTATCCGTCTGTGGCCGGGGGTGCAGGTAGGTCTGCGCTTCTGACAATGCGAGCCCCAGCCGACCCCGGCTAGGGCATGACGAAGCCAAAATCCACGCTCACGATGTTGGCCGTGAGGCCGGTCGTTTGCCAGTAGTGGCCGTAGCGCAGGTCGATAGACTTGAACTTGGCAACCCGGCCGCCGAAGGGCGTTTTGAAGCGCCCCAGCCCGTAGAGCGGCGCGTAGCGGAAGCCCAGCCCCAGTTTCTGGGCCGTGAAGGCCGACAGGTCGTAGTCGGAGGTATAATACTCGTCGTAGATGGAGTGCTCCCGCCAGGGCGCGAAGTAAGTCGAGGCCGTTTGGGTGTGGTAGCGGTAGAAGGGATAGAGCGTGAAAAACGGCGACACCTTCACCGGCGCTTCCAGCTCAAAGGTGTGGGCCCGGATGCCAAAATTGTCGTTGTAGAAGCGATAAAAGCCCCTGATTTGAACCAGGTCGGTGGCGTAGTAGTTGAGGCGCAGGCCCACCGGGAACTTGTTGCGCAGGCGCGGCAGCAGCTCGGTTTTGGCGGTGCCCAGCGTGCCGGGCGTGCCCAGCGCGCGGTCGCTGTCATAAAAGTATACCCGGTGAAACGGCGTGCTCAGCAGCCCGCGCTGGCTCACCAGCTCGGTGCTCACGGCCATTTGCAGGCGCTTGGTGAGTACCTGCGAGTACACGATATTCAGGTTGTAGCTCTGGCGGTTGTCGAAGCCCGAGCCGTGCGCCTGGTTGCCCGAGCCGGTGGCGGCAGTGCGCAGCTCGACGGGCAAAATCAGCGTCACCCGGTCGAGGTACACCTGCCCGCCGATGCTCAGCTCGCGGTTGCCGTCGCGCGAGCCGTGGGTCCAAGAGCCGGCCAGATTAAACGATTGGTAATCATACTCCTTGGATGCCCCACCGCCGATGCTCAGGATGGTGCGCTTGTCTTTCAGCGTGCGCGCGTAGCCCAGGTCGATGTGGTAGCGCACGTCGCTGGCCGAGGGCGAGGAAATAACCTGGTCGATGCGGTCGGTCGAGGCCGAGGCGTAGTAGTCGAAGCCCACGTTGGCCGTGAGGCGCGCCACCGAGTCGAGCGGCACGTTCAGCACAATGGTGGGGGCCACATCGGTGAGGTGCTGCGTGCCGATGCCGCCCTCCACGGCCCCGTGGTCGCCATTTTGCTGGTAGTAGCTGCTGATAAAGTCCAGGTCGGTTTCGCCCACCGATACGGGCGCGGGGTGCGCCACCGGAGTGGCGGCCGGCACGCCCGAGCCATCGAGGCGGTTGGGGTTCGGGGTGCCCTGGGCCAGGGCCGCCACGGGCAGCGCCAGCACGAGGCCAGCGGCTAGCAAAAATCTCATGTGTAAGCTCTTAGATTCGCTTGTAAACCCACGGCTAGTTGCAGCCGCAGCCGCCGCCCACCTTGCCGCCGTTGGCGCCGCCGGCCCCCTCGCGGTAGCTCTCGAAGTTGACTTCCGAGGTTTCAACCTTCTTGGTGGCCAGCTTCATATCTTCGTCGTTGAGGTAGGCTTTCTGGTAGGCCGCCACCGACACGCAGCCGGGTAGCAGGGCGCTGCCGGCCAGCAATAAACCCAGCGCAACCGGGCGAAAAAAGGCGGAGAGTCTCATCGGGTAGCGGAGGGTTTGGCAACGGCGGCGGCGGCGCTGTGGTACGAATTAAGCTGCATCCCCCTGGAAACCAAGGTTTGCCCATCGTCGGTAATCACGGTAGCGTCCACGCCCTTGAGACGGTTTATCAGCGCTAGCCCCGGCTTGGCGCCGAGCACAAACACGGCGTCGTCGAGGGCATCGGCCAGCTCCACGTCGGGGCAGATAATCGTAACCGAGCGCAGGCCCGTGGCCGGGTAGCCGGTGTGCGGGTTGATGATGTGGCCGTAGTACTTGCCGCCCACCGTGAAATATTGCTCGTAGTTACCGGCCGTCACCACCGCCAAGTCACTGACCGTGAGCCACGACGACACCGTGTGCGGCCGGGCCGGGTCGCCGATGGCAATGCGCCAGCCCGCGCCGTCGGGCTGCTTGCCCCAGCAGTACACATCGCCCGAGCCGTTGATGAGGCCCCCGGCAATGCCCATTTTCTTCATAATCTCCTGGGCGCGGCGCACGCCGTAGCCTTGTAAGATGCCGGCTAGGTTGATGCGCATCCCTTTCTCGGGCAAGTACACCGAATGCGTAGCCGGGTCGAGCTTCACCTGCTGCCAGCCAATGCGCCGAATGGAGTTGCGAACCGTGGCCGAATCGGGCAGGCTGGCGTGCGCCTGCTTGTCAAATTGATATATTTTGTCACCACTGGCAAACGTGATGTCAAACGCCCCGCCGCTCAAGGCCGAAATCTTCAGCGTGCGCTCGATAAGGTCGTACACCTCCTCGTCCACCACCACCGGCCGGATGCCGGCCAGCCTGTTAATTTTCACTACCTGCGAGGTCGAGTCCCAGTAGGAAAAAAGACGGTCGATGCGCCAGGTTTCGCGCATCCCGGCACGCAGCGCGCGCCAGGCCAGCGAGTCGTCATCCGACACGGCCGTGAAGGTGAAGTGCGAGCCCATCAGGTGCGCCGCGCGGGTGTAGGCCCGCGCCGGGCGGGCGGCGGCCACGGTGGGCGCCTGCGCCGCGGCCACCAAGCTGCTGCCCACGCTCAACCCCGCTAGCGCAGCAACCCGCAGCTTTAACAACTGCTTAATCAGCAAGAACATACGCCTAATTTTTGGCAAGTAGTTGATTCAGATACGTATCGAAGGCGGTGGCCCCGCCGGGGCGGTAGCCGGTGCGGGCCAGCACTTTACCCTCGGGCGAGAGCAGCACCACGGCCGGAAAGGCTCCCTCCTTGTTGAGCCGGGCAGCGGCCTCCTCGTTGCGCTTGGTTTGGGCCGGGTCGAGGCGATTTTTCTTGTTGCGCGGAAAATCGAAGCGAGCCAGCACAAACTTGCCCTGCGCGTACTGCGCAAACTCGGGCTGGTCAAATACTTCCTGCTTGAGCAGCATGCAGGGCTTGCACCAGTCGGAGCCCGAAAACACGGCCAGCACCGGCTGCTGGCTAGCCTTGGCCTGGGCCAAAGCGGCGGTAAGGTCCGAGGTCCAGACCAGGGCGGGGGCCTGCGCGTGGGCACTACCGGCGGCCAGCAGCACCACAAAAGAGATAGCAAGCAGTCGCATAAATACAGAAGCGAAAGGGGAGAACAGTAGGAAGTTACTAACTATAAGCTTTTGCCGGCTAGCCGGTTACGTGCAGACTGGTGCCCGTTTGCACCACGACCACCTGCTTGCAACCCGACGAAGCCGGGCTGCTGATGGCGCCACCACCCAGATTAAATACGGCGTTGTGGTTGGAGCAGACGAAATGCGCAGCCGCTTGGTTGAGGCACACGCTGGTACCCGGATGCGGGCACGGCGCCTGCAGGGCCACGCAAGCATCGGCGGCAGTTTTGGCCACGATAATGGCCCGGCTATCTACGTAGGTGTAGCGCACGCCGGGGTTGTCGAGCGGGGTGCTGGTCACGGCCGCGAGGTCTACCATAAAATAGATGCCGCTTGCCGCCGCTAGGGTCAGATTACTACTGGCGCAGCCACCCAGGCAGCCCGCAGCTAGCAGACCAGCCGCGCCCAGTCCAACATTGTGGTTGATTACTGAGCTAGCCGTCATAATGGGGAGCAGGAGAAAAGGATAAGTTAGGGGCGGGTAGCTAGCCCCCGGACGGTGTACCAGCGCTGCCGAAGAGATGCACAGCAGTTCAGCAACCCCTACGCCAAGAGAATTTATTTTCAGTTAAAATCTTTATAAATAATGTTATTTTCTTCATTATCAAAATTATATCTCCGAAAGAGTTGCCTCAAATTGCTGAAGATGGCAGAATAATATCGCCCTGCCCAAGGCTTGGGATACCAATATAGACCCGCATTATGCCGTAATAAGGCATTTCCCGAATCAGCCGCGGGCGCTAGCCAGTCAATTTTATCTGTCGGCTCTTTCCCCCAGTGCCATCACCGCTCTCCGGCACGCCACAAACCAAAAAGCCCCCGCTTATAACCTAATAAGCGGGGGCTTTTAGTACCAGAGACGGGACTCGAACCCGTAAGCCCGTGAAGGCAAGGGATTTTAAGTCCCTCGTGTATACCATTCCACCACTCTGGCAAGAGGTGTTGACACAGTCAAAACTAATTGAAAAATATCAGTCTTGCCTTGAAACAGAAAAGACGTTGCAAGTAAGCAACGTCTTTTCTGTTTTGGAGCGGGAGACGAGGTTCGAACTCGCGACCTCGACCTTGGCAAGGTCGCGCTCTACCAACTGAGCTACTCTCGCTTGAGGTTTGTTCGCCGTGGTGGCGAATGGTGGTACAAAGGTAGGCAAAAGTGCGCAGCACGCAAGTAGCAGGTCCCATTTTTTTGATTAGCGAGGTGTTGTGGCTTCATTTTCAAGTAAAAAAAAATTTCCACCTCTGTGTTGGCGCTTGCCAAGGCATTTTTTACAGCCCGGCAAAATCCAGTGTGTACCGGGCCGCCGTAGGTGAGCCAGGTTTTAACCTCAACTATTTTTCTTTTTCCTTTTTTACCCATGAAATTCTCTTTTGCAACCCTCGCTTTGGTAGCATTGCTTGGCACGGCCGGCGTTCAATCGGCTTCGGCCCAAAAGGCCAAAACTGTGATGGTGGGCGGCGCCCCGATGTACCCCACGAAAAACATTATTGAGAACGCCGTTAATTCGAAAGACCACACCACCCTGGTCGCCGCCGTGAAGGCCGCTGGCCTAGTGGAAACCCTGTCGGGCCCTGGTCCTTTCACCGTGTTTGCGCCTACCAATGAGGCCTTCAATGCCCTGCCCGCTGGCACGGTAGAAACTTTGGTGAAGCCCGAGAATAAGGCTACGCTTACCAAAATCCTGACCTACCACGTGGTAGCTGGCAAAATGACGTCGGCCGACTTGGCGAAGGCCATTAAGGCGGGCGGCGGCACGGCCAAGCTCACTACCGTGCAGGGCGAAACCCTGACGGCCATGATGAAAGGCAAAAACATCGAGCTGAAAGACGAGAAGGGCGGCGTAGCTACCGTTACTATCGCCGATGTAATCCAGAGCAACGGCGTGATTCACGTAATCAACAAAGTGCTGATGCCCTAGTGGCTAGCCACGGCTCGCTGCGTAAAACGCCGGCTTTCTCCTAGGAGAAAGCCGGCGTTTTTGCGTGTCCGGCTCTATTTGCCAATGTCGCGCCTGGCCAGTAATTTGAACCGTCCATCTCCATTCTATTACTTTTTCCACCCATTCTATGTTTCTTTCTACCCGGTATTGGTTACATGCATTTTTAGTAGTAACAAGCTGGCTGCTACTTACTCAGACCGCTACTGCTCAGAAAATGCGCGACACAAAATATGAAAAAGGCACTCTTGTAAAAGGTCAAAAAACGGGCATCTGGGAATACTATGGCTACACGCCTTCGGGCGAGAAAGTGGTGCTGCAACGCTACGACTACGACCAGCACCAGCTGCTGTACTTTCGGCCCGGGCCCGACATTACGTGCCACACCGAAGTGAGCCCCGGCAAGTGGAGCTACGTGCGCCCCGACCAGCCGCCGCTCTTTATTGGTAGCGACGTGGCCCTGGCCGAATACACGAGCCGGCTCAACTACCCGCCGGCGGCGCAGGCCCGCAATATTCAGGGCAAAGTGGTGGTGGCCTTCGTGATTGATACGCTCGGCCACCTCAGCAACTACCACTTGGTGCAGCGCATTGGGGGCGGCTGCGATGAGGAAGCCCTGCGCGTGGCCCGCACCGTGCCCGAGCAGTGGGTGCCCGCCCGCATGGGGCGCCGCGCGGTGGCCGTAGAGTACGAGCTGCCGCTCAACTTTCGGCTGGCGCAGCCTTAAGCCGGCGGTAGCCGTATGTTGGCGGCATGAAAGTAGCTTTTTTTACTTCGTTGGCTAGCCTGGGCCTGGCGCTAACGCTGACTGGGTGTGACTCAACTCCGCGTGAGCGGCAGGAAATAGTGCGCCAGGAAATGACCAAGCTCGACACGGCGGCGCATAACACCGGGCGCACCCTGCGCCGGCTAGGCCGCCAAACTGCCCGCTTCGACTCGGCCAACCACGCCCGCCGGGCCGTGCCCCTGGCGGCGGCCCGGCAAAAGCGCATGGACCAGGAGCTGCTCGGCAGCTACGCCGGCCAGGTGGCCAGCCTCACGCCGGCCACCATTGCGGGGGCCTACGGAGAACTGCTGCGCGCCACCCGCGTGCGCCAGGCCGGCTGGCAGGCCCGCGACTGGGACTACGCCCAGGACACCTACCGCCGCCTGAATGCCCAGCTGGCCCGCATTCGGCTCGACCTGCCGGCCCGCGACGAGCTGCGCATCCGGGGCTGGCAGGCCGAGTTTACGGCTTTGCGCGCCAAGCGCACCGCGAAGGACCTGCACGCGGCCACTGCCACCAACTAGCAGCCGGGCTTGTTTAGGTAGCACGGGCCAGCCTGCGCTGCATGGGCTAGTATCTTAGCGCCGAACGCCTCCTGCTGAAAATCTGCCCCTTACCCTAGCCATGACCACTGAGTTTACGCCGCCGAAGTCGGAGAATATTATCGTGTTCGACTCGTATTATGAGCCGCTGGCGGCGCATCTGGCGCGCACGCAGCTGGAGGCAGCGGGCATTCCGTGCTTTCTGACCAACGAAAACCTGGTGTCGCTCAACCGCATGTACAGCCCCGTGGCGGGCGGGGTGCGGCTGCACATCTACCAGCGCGATGCGGCGCGGGCGGCCGAGGTGTTGCGCCCGCCCGTTGTGATGCAGGCCGTGCGCGGCGGGCTAGCCGCGCCGGCCGCCGATACTACCCATGCCCTCACGTGCCCGCGCTGCGGCTCGCCCGACGTGGTGTTTGATGCGGCGGCCCGGCCCGGCGCGGCCCACTGGTTTGTGGCGCTGCTCTCGCGGCTGCGGCGCTACCCCTTGCAGGGCCGGGCGCACCACTGCTTTCACTGCGGGCTCAATTTCTGAGGCTAGCCGGCGGCGCCCAACTTTTTGCGGGCCGAACGGCTTTAAGCTGGCATGAAAAAACACCCGCAACAAGTGGCGCTCATCACGGGCGCCAAC
The genomic region above belongs to Hymenobacter sp. BRD128 and contains:
- a CDS encoding fasciclin domain-containing protein, which produces MKFSFATLALVALLGTAGVQSASAQKAKTVMVGGAPMYPTKNIIENAVNSKDHTTLVAAVKAAGLVETLSGPGPFTVFAPTNEAFNALPAGTVETLVKPENKATLTKILTYHVVAGKMTSADLAKAIKAGGGTAKLTTVQGETLTAMMKGKNIELKDEKGGVATVTIADVIQSNGVIHVINKVLMP
- a CDS encoding energy transducer TonB — translated: MRDTKYEKGTLVKGQKTGIWEYYGYTPSGEKVVLQRYDYDQHQLLYFRPGPDITCHTEVSPGKWSYVRPDQPPLFIGSDVALAEYTSRLNYPPAAQARNIQGKVVVAFVIDTLGHLSNYHLVQRIGGGCDEEALRVARTVPEQWVPARMGRRAVAVEYELPLNFRLAQP
- a CDS encoding Rieske 2Fe-2S domain-containing protein, giving the protein MTASSVINHNVGLGAAGLLAAGCLGGCASSNLTLAAASGIYFMVDLAAVTSTPLDNPGVRYTYVDSRAIIVAKTAADACVALQAPCPHPGTSVCLNQAAAHFVCSNHNAVFNLGGGAISSPASSGCKQVVVVQTGTSLHVTG
- a CDS encoding DUF2007 domain-containing protein encodes the protein MTTEFTPPKSENIIVFDSYYEPLAAHLARTQLEAAGIPCFLTNENLVSLNRMYSPVAGGVRLHIYQRDAARAAEVLRPPVVMQAVRGGLAAPAADTTHALTCPRCGSPDVVFDAAARPGAAHWFVALLSRLRRYPLQGRAHHCFHCGLNF